The Diorhabda sublineata isolate icDioSubl1.1 chromosome 6, icDioSubl1.1, whole genome shotgun sequence genome includes a window with the following:
- the LOC130445316 gene encoding pickpocket protein 28-like, protein MEVYHKWDQSPVIVTLATKETPIYSIPFPAVTICPNSKVNANMYNHTSVLRKTLYTRKQLTPEERKHMEHLSHLCNLNYNMGLFKKVYLQNDFYEILNDTKSSFPLQKCRFLGKPISCKDSFIPIITDEGICYSFNILDRSKIFKGRVAEIMNFHKTGHTDDVWTIDKGYSSDAPLEPYPRRALLSGIPNALNIKLTSYKKDYDTVCTFGSQGYKVVIDLPSNIPRSMQGYIMVPENEVVVVGITPDVIKTSPALSDYDIEARNCYFSHEKPLKYFKIYTVNNCRLECLTNLTLHHCGCVAFYMPKANTTKICGKRSSECMKIAASEMDLSDLPDFSSLINSTRRRKKHGNVSKCNCLPPCSELSYNMETSYGKWDWSSTYQSLFNLTSISIKSKSELIVFFKNSDFIFSQRNALYGPLDFLANFGGLLGLFTGFSLLSLMEIIYFLTLRIFCNCRLYGYWAGKEN, encoded by the exons ATGGAAGTCTATCATAAATGGGATCAAAGTCCAGTCATAGTTACATTGGCTACTAAAGAAACACCGATCTACTCTATACCATTCCCAGCTGTAACCATATGTCCAAACTCAAAAGTCAATGCCAATATGTATAATCACACAAGTGTTCTTCGAAAAACTTTATATACAAGAAAACAGCTGACACCAGAAGA ACGAAAACATATGGAACACTTGAGTCATCTATGCAACTTGAATTATAATATGGGCCTCTTCAAGaaagtttatttacaaaatgatttttatgaaattttgaatgat acGAAGAGCTCATTCCCTTTGCAGAAGTGTCGTTTTTTGGGAAAACCTATATCTTGTAAGGATTCATTTATACCAATAATCACGGATGAAGGAATTTGTTACTCGTTTAATATATTAGAtagatcgaaaattttcaagggGCGAGT TgcagaaataatgaattttcacaAAACTGGACATACTGATGACGTATGGACGATTGATAAAGGATACAGCAGTGATGCTCCACTGGAGCCCTATCCTAGAAGAGCTTTATTATCTGGAATTCCAAATGCATTAAACATCAAACTTACatcatataaaaaagattatgaCACAGTCTGTACATTTGGTTCACAAGGATATAAG gTAGTAATAGATCTGCCATCGAATATTCCAAGATCAATGCAAGGGTATATCATG GTACCTGAAAACGAAGTGGTAGTCGTCGGTATCACTCCAGATGTGATTAAAACTTCTCCTGCGCTTAGTGATTATGATATTGAAGCAAGAAATTGCTACTTCTCTCATGAAAAaccattgaaatatttcaaaatttatacagTTAATAATTGTAGACTGGAATGTTTGACAAACTTAACTCTACATCATTGTGGATGTGTCGCATTTTATATGCCAA AAGCAAATACTACCAAAATATGTGGCAAGCGTTCAAGTGAATGCATGAAAATCGCTGCATCAGAGATGGATCTTTCAGATTTGCCAGATTTCAGTAGCCTAATAAATTCaacgagaagaagaaaaaaacatggTAACGTTTCGAAATGTAATTGTTTACCACCGTGTTCTGAATTGTCATACAATATGGAAACGTCGTATGGAAAATGGGATTGGTCTAGTACTTATCAATCCCTTTTCAATCTTACTTCGATTTCAAT cAAATCAAAGTCGGAGCTAAtcgtcttcttcaaaaattcagACTTCATTTTTTCGCAAAGAAACGCTCTTTATGGACCATTGGActttttggctaattttggaGGGCTCTTAGGTCTTTTCACAGGATTTTCCCTATTATCCCTcatggaaataatttatttcttaactttgagaattttttgcAACTGCAGATTATATGGATATTGGGCAGgtaaagaaaattga